A window from Streptomyces sp. NBC_00299 encodes these proteins:
- a CDS encoding WXG100 family type VII secretion target → MTVQGHAGGYQVQTSAMNSEAQTLDTAGDDVGDIARAVKDTACYPSDVLGGSDAGPAYNNFAGDWQAEAKVLESALHELADKVRVSKANYQGAEHASIRGMSAAGGEGVTTMPAPAGDVPAPGYRTMPAPGTPPRGLSDFG, encoded by the coding sequence ATGACCGTGCAAGGGCACGCCGGGGGCTATCAAGTCCAGACGAGCGCGATGAACAGCGAGGCGCAGACACTCGACACGGCGGGGGACGACGTCGGTGACATCGCCAGGGCGGTCAAGGACACCGCCTGCTACCCCTCGGACGTCCTCGGCGGCTCCGACGCGGGCCCCGCGTACAACAACTTCGCCGGTGACTGGCAGGCAGAGGCCAAGGTCCTGGAGAGCGCCCTGCACGAGCTGGCCGACAAGGTGCGGGTGTCCAAGGCGAACTACCAGGGCGCCGAGCACGCCTCCATCCGGGGCATGAGCGCGGCGGGCGGCGAGGGCGTGACGACGATGCCCGCGCCCGCGGGGGATGTTCCGGCGCCGGGCTACCGCACCATGCCCGCGCCCGGCACGCCGCCGCGCGGCCTCTCCGACTTCGGCTGA